In one window of Falco cherrug isolate bFalChe1 chromosome 12, bFalChe1.pri, whole genome shotgun sequence DNA:
- the LOC102051747 gene encoding ADAMTS-like protein 2 isoform X3, with product MAAAPRCLRLLLLLLSAAAAPLGAKDSSEAADGAGPWDEEVTKWWGEWSSWSTCSRSCGGGVMSRERHCLRQRLHMPQGTNTTMCVGQARHYQLCQQQPCPANTASFKQQQCSSFNAKAFGKRYYHWMPLYPDDYTSISNKPCDLQCTTRSGERQLMARAQDGTSCKDRTYQGVCINGKCEPVGCDGSLYSPRTMDRCRVCGGDGSTCHRVSGSFRKALSQIGYVFITNIPAGATDILIIERRKTENILALADESGHFFFNGNSAIDNPQNFRVAGTIFKYRRPSSLNSDGLEYIIAHGPTNQSLNAMYYNFNGKMPHITYDYTVPRTPSLRTVAPAVGRPLYHQLPETSQNHPVPANSRAAQDFNATWLSLSPDDTSEQLPLREGHDDLGFGHPHFFQTNSTSQTRDWGWEQALRFNQISISTAVPYSMRRSELSENSRIASSRLRLFRRLCHRDPHNTAFCRELQHLAARLAPRNSTAGPWTTAAWWPQGLHKAPARKNSLEDLKVEAFAGSQGEAANYSMMASVESPLLGASPTADISQAEPLQAPGTESNEFDVSPVGHDDISLADMYRWKVSAYAPCSSTCTSAGISTSYAMCVRYDGVEVDETYCDALTRPEPTHEFCTGRDCQPRWETSRWSECSRTCGEGYQYRTVRCWKMLAPGFDSSVYDDLCEAAGLARPMEKKACKNKACGPQWELSEWSECSARCGTQGTMKREVRCSVEAPLCDESQKPSGEKACTGPPCDRRWTASDWGPCSGSCGEGRMSRFIACRNLEGKVISNSQCDPATKPLAVHPCGDKNCPAHWVEQEWDQCDASCGRGMKTRVVLCAGLENGVYREYPEKRCEASQKPEEQAACFRRPCSTWFTTSWSQCSKTCGTGVRLREVKCYQGEALAQGCDPTSKPEARQTCQLQPCPTEAPEEDCEDKATANCVLVLKVKLCSHWYYRKACCWSCRLKSP from the exons atggccgccgctccccgctgcctccgcctcctcctcctgctcctcagcgccgccgccgcccccctcgGCGCTAAG GACAGTAGTGAGGCAGCAGATGGAGCTGGCCCCTGGGATGAAGAAGTCACCAAGTGGTGGGGAGAGTGGAGCTCCTGGTCCACCTGCTCCCGGTCCTGCGGGGGAGGTGTGATGTCCCGGGAGAGGCACTGTTTGCGACAGAG gcTCCATATGCCCCAGGGAACAAACACCACCATGTGTGTTGGTCAAGCCAGACACTACCaactgtgccagcagcag CCCTGCCCAGCCAACACAGCAAgcttcaaacagcagcagtgctccAGTTTCAATGCCAAAGCCTTTGGGAAGCGCTACTACCACTGGATGCCTCTCTATCCAG ATGACTACACCAGTATCTCCAACAAGCCATGTGACCTCCAATGCACCACCCGGAGTGGAGAGAGGCAGCTGATGGCCCGAGCACAGGATGGTACCTCCTGCAAGGACAGGACCTATCAAGGGGTCTGCATCAATGGGAAGTGTGAG CCGGTTGGGTGCGATGGGAGCCTGTACTCACCCCGGACGATGGACAGATGCAGGGTGTGTGGAGGGGACGGCAGCACTTGCCACCGTGTCTCGGGCAGCTTCCGAAAGGCACTCTCACAGATAG GTTACGTGTTCATCACCAACATCCCTGCTGGTGCCACGGACATCCTCATCATTGAGcgcaggaaaacagaaaacatcctag cACTTGCAGATGAATCTGGGCATTTCTTCTTCAACGGCAACTCAGCCATTGACAACCCCCAGAACTTCAGGGTAGCTGGCACGATCTTCAAGTACCGGCGGCCCTCGAGCCTGAACTCGGATGGACTGGAGTATATCATAGCTCACGGGCCCACTAACCAGTCTCTGAATGCCATG TACTATAACTTCAATGGGAAAATGCCACACATAACTTATGACTATACTGTACCACGGACACCATCTCTCCGAACAGTAGCCCCTGCTGTAGGCAGACCTCTCTATCATCAGCTACCAGAGACCAGCCAGAACCATCCCGTTCCAGCCAACTCCAGAGCTGCCCAGGACTTCAATGCCACGTGGCTCTCCCTGTCACCAGATGACACCAGTGAACAGCTTCCTCTAAGAGAAGGGCATGATGATTTAGGCTTTGGTCACCCGCACTTCTTCCAGACCAACTCCACCAGCCAAACTCGGGACTGGGGCTGGGAACAAG ctctcAGGTTCAATCAGATTTCCATCAGCACAGCTGTACCCTACAGCATGAGGAGATCTGAGCTCTCGGAGAACAGCCGCATAGCATCCTCCAGGCTTCGTCTTTTCAGGCGACTGTGCCACCGAGACCCGCACAACACTGCCTTCTGtagggagctgcagcacctggcagcTAGGCTGGCCCCGAGGAACTCCACAGCAGGACCATGGACCACAGCTGCCTGGTGGCCACAGGGTCTCCACAAAGCGCCGGCCCGTAAGAACTCACTGGAGGACTTGAAGGTGGAGGCATTTGCTGGGAGTCAGGGGGAAGCAGCCAACTACAGCATGATGGCATCTGTGGAGAGCCCTCTGCTAGGTGCCAGCCCAACCGCGGACATCAGCCAGGCAGAGCCTCTGCAAGCCCCTGGCACTGAAAG CAATGAGTTTGATGTGAGCCCCGTGGGCCATGACGACATCAGCTTGGCTGACATGTATCGGTGGAAAGTCTCAGCTTATGCCCCATGCAGCTCCACGTGCACTTCAG CAGGTATCAGTACCTCCTATGCGATGTGTGTCCGGTACGATGGGGTGGAAGTGGATGAAACTTACTGCGATGCCCTAACCCGACCAGAACCTACTCACGAATTTTGCACAGGGAGAGATTGCCAGCCTAG GTGGGAGACCAGCCGGTGGAGCGAATGCTCCAGAACCTGTGGTGAGGGCTATCAGTACCGCACTGTGCGCTGCTGGAAGATGCTGGCTCCAGGCTTTGACAGCTCCGTTTACGATGACCTCTGTGAGGCAGCTGGGTTGGCCAGGCCCATGGAGAAGAAAGCCTGCAAGAACAAGGCCTGTGGGCCCCAGTGGGAGCTCTCCGAGTGGTCTGAG TGCTCGGCCCGGTGTGGCACGCAAGGGACGATGAAGCGGGAGGTGCGCTGCTCGGTGGAAGCACCGCTCTGTGATGAGTCGCAGAAGCCCAGCGGTGAGAAGGCGTGCACAGGCCCACCCTGCGACCGCCGCTGGACTGCTTCAGACTGGGGCCCG TGCTCAGGTTCGTGTGGTGAAGGACGCATGAGCCGCTTCATCGCGTGTCGCAACCTGGAGGGCAAGGTGATCTCCAACTCGCAGTGTGACCCAGCCACCAAGCCCCTGGCTGTCCATCCCTGTGGAGACAAGAACTGCCCCGCACACTGGGTGGAGCAAGAGTGGGACCAG TGTGATGCCAGCTGTGGGCGAGGGATGAAGACCCGGGTCGTCTTGTGTGCGGGCCTGGAGAATGGTGTGTACAGGGAGTACCCCGAGAAGCGCTGTGAAGCCTCTCAGAAACCTGAGGAACAAGCTGCCTGTTTCAGGAGGCCATGTTCAACATGGTTCACTACCTCCTGGTCTCAG TGCAGCAAGACGTGTGGCACTGGCGTGCGGCTGCGTGAGGTGAAGTGTTACCAGGGGGAAGCGCTGGCTCAGGGCTGTGACCCCACTTCCAAGCCAGAAGCCAGGCAGACGTGCCAGCTCCAGCCGTGCCCCACAGAGGCACCAG AAGAAGACTGTGAAGACAAAGCGACGGCCAACTGCGTGCTGGTGCTAAAAGTAAAGCTGTGCTCTCACTGGTACTACAGGAAGGCTTGCTGCTGGTCATGTCGGCTCAAGTCACCCTGA
- the LOC102051747 gene encoding ADAMTS-like protein 2 isoform X2, with amino-acid sequence MAAAPRCLRLLLLLLSAAAAPLGAKDSSEAADGAGPWDEEVTKWWGEWSSWSTCSRSCGGGVMSRERHCLRQRLHMPQGTNTTMCVGQARHYQLCQQQPCPANTASFKQQQCSSFNAKAFGKRYYHWMPLYPDDYTSISNKPCDLQCTTRSGERQLMARAQDGTSCKDRTYQGVCINGKCEPVGCDGSLYSPRTMDRCRVCGGDGSTCHRVSGSFRKALSQIGYVFITNIPAGATDILIIERRKTENILALADESGHFFFNGNSAIDNPQNFRVAGTIFKYRRPSSLNSDGLEYIIAHGPTNQSLNAMYYNFNGKMPHITYDYTVPRTPSLRTVAPAVGRPLYHQLPETSQNHPVPANSRAAQDFNATWLSLSPDDTSEQLPLREGHDDLGFGHPHFFQTNSTSQTRDWGWEQGEEKKYDFQIRQVYDANTAGEEEEVEAAAVGRETELALRFNQISISTAVPYSMRRSELSENSRIASSRLRLFRRLCHRDPHNTAFCRELQHLAARLAPRNSTAGPWTTAAWWPQGLHKAPARKNSLEDLKVEAFAGSQGEAANYSMMASVESPLLGASPTADISQAEPLQAPGTESNEFDVSPVGHDDISLADMYRWKVSAYAPCSSTCTSGISTSYAMCVRYDGVEVDETYCDALTRPEPTHEFCTGRDCQPRWETSRWSECSRTCGEGYQYRTVRCWKMLAPGFDSSVYDDLCEAAGLARPMEKKACKNKACGPQWELSEWSECSARCGTQGTMKREVRCSVEAPLCDESQKPSGEKACTGPPCDRRWTASDWGPCSGSCGEGRMSRFIACRNLEGKVISNSQCDPATKPLAVHPCGDKNCPAHWVEQEWDQCDASCGRGMKTRVVLCAGLENGVYREYPEKRCEASQKPEEQAACFRRPCSTWFTTSWSQCSKTCGTGVRLREVKCYQGEALAQGCDPTSKPEARQTCQLQPCPTEAPEEDCEDKATANCVLVLKVKLCSHWYYRKACCWSCRLKSP; translated from the exons atggccgccgctccccgctgcctccgcctcctcctcctgctcctcagcgccgccgccgcccccctcgGCGCTAAG GACAGTAGTGAGGCAGCAGATGGAGCTGGCCCCTGGGATGAAGAAGTCACCAAGTGGTGGGGAGAGTGGAGCTCCTGGTCCACCTGCTCCCGGTCCTGCGGGGGAGGTGTGATGTCCCGGGAGAGGCACTGTTTGCGACAGAG gcTCCATATGCCCCAGGGAACAAACACCACCATGTGTGTTGGTCAAGCCAGACACTACCaactgtgccagcagcag CCCTGCCCAGCCAACACAGCAAgcttcaaacagcagcagtgctccAGTTTCAATGCCAAAGCCTTTGGGAAGCGCTACTACCACTGGATGCCTCTCTATCCAG ATGACTACACCAGTATCTCCAACAAGCCATGTGACCTCCAATGCACCACCCGGAGTGGAGAGAGGCAGCTGATGGCCCGAGCACAGGATGGTACCTCCTGCAAGGACAGGACCTATCAAGGGGTCTGCATCAATGGGAAGTGTGAG CCGGTTGGGTGCGATGGGAGCCTGTACTCACCCCGGACGATGGACAGATGCAGGGTGTGTGGAGGGGACGGCAGCACTTGCCACCGTGTCTCGGGCAGCTTCCGAAAGGCACTCTCACAGATAG GTTACGTGTTCATCACCAACATCCCTGCTGGTGCCACGGACATCCTCATCATTGAGcgcaggaaaacagaaaacatcctag cACTTGCAGATGAATCTGGGCATTTCTTCTTCAACGGCAACTCAGCCATTGACAACCCCCAGAACTTCAGGGTAGCTGGCACGATCTTCAAGTACCGGCGGCCCTCGAGCCTGAACTCGGATGGACTGGAGTATATCATAGCTCACGGGCCCACTAACCAGTCTCTGAATGCCATG TACTATAACTTCAATGGGAAAATGCCACACATAACTTATGACTATACTGTACCACGGACACCATCTCTCCGAACAGTAGCCCCTGCTGTAGGCAGACCTCTCTATCATCAGCTACCAGAGACCAGCCAGAACCATCCCGTTCCAGCCAACTCCAGAGCTGCCCAGGACTTCAATGCCACGTGGCTCTCCCTGTCACCAGATGACACCAGTGAACAGCTTCCTCTAAGAGAAGGGCATGATGATTTAGGCTTTGGTCACCCGCACTTCTTCCAGACCAACTCCACCAGCCAAACTCGGGACTGGGGCTGGGAACAAGGTGAAGAGAAGAAGTATGACTTCCAGATAAGACAGGTCTACGATGCAAAcacagcaggagaggaagaagaggtggaagcagcagcagttggtagagaaacagagctgg ctctcAGGTTCAATCAGATTTCCATCAGCACAGCTGTACCCTACAGCATGAGGAGATCTGAGCTCTCGGAGAACAGCCGCATAGCATCCTCCAGGCTTCGTCTTTTCAGGCGACTGTGCCACCGAGACCCGCACAACACTGCCTTCTGtagggagctgcagcacctggcagcTAGGCTGGCCCCGAGGAACTCCACAGCAGGACCATGGACCACAGCTGCCTGGTGGCCACAGGGTCTCCACAAAGCGCCGGCCCGTAAGAACTCACTGGAGGACTTGAAGGTGGAGGCATTTGCTGGGAGTCAGGGGGAAGCAGCCAACTACAGCATGATGGCATCTGTGGAGAGCCCTCTGCTAGGTGCCAGCCCAACCGCGGACATCAGCCAGGCAGAGCCTCTGCAAGCCCCTGGCACTGAAAG CAATGAGTTTGATGTGAGCCCCGTGGGCCATGACGACATCAGCTTGGCTGACATGTATCGGTGGAAAGTCTCAGCTTATGCCCCATGCAGCTCCACGTGCACTTCAG GTATCAGTACCTCCTATGCGATGTGTGTCCGGTACGATGGGGTGGAAGTGGATGAAACTTACTGCGATGCCCTAACCCGACCAGAACCTACTCACGAATTTTGCACAGGGAGAGATTGCCAGCCTAG GTGGGAGACCAGCCGGTGGAGCGAATGCTCCAGAACCTGTGGTGAGGGCTATCAGTACCGCACTGTGCGCTGCTGGAAGATGCTGGCTCCAGGCTTTGACAGCTCCGTTTACGATGACCTCTGTGAGGCAGCTGGGTTGGCCAGGCCCATGGAGAAGAAAGCCTGCAAGAACAAGGCCTGTGGGCCCCAGTGGGAGCTCTCCGAGTGGTCTGAG TGCTCGGCCCGGTGTGGCACGCAAGGGACGATGAAGCGGGAGGTGCGCTGCTCGGTGGAAGCACCGCTCTGTGATGAGTCGCAGAAGCCCAGCGGTGAGAAGGCGTGCACAGGCCCACCCTGCGACCGCCGCTGGACTGCTTCAGACTGGGGCCCG TGCTCAGGTTCGTGTGGTGAAGGACGCATGAGCCGCTTCATCGCGTGTCGCAACCTGGAGGGCAAGGTGATCTCCAACTCGCAGTGTGACCCAGCCACCAAGCCCCTGGCTGTCCATCCCTGTGGAGACAAGAACTGCCCCGCACACTGGGTGGAGCAAGAGTGGGACCAG TGTGATGCCAGCTGTGGGCGAGGGATGAAGACCCGGGTCGTCTTGTGTGCGGGCCTGGAGAATGGTGTGTACAGGGAGTACCCCGAGAAGCGCTGTGAAGCCTCTCAGAAACCTGAGGAACAAGCTGCCTGTTTCAGGAGGCCATGTTCAACATGGTTCACTACCTCCTGGTCTCAG TGCAGCAAGACGTGTGGCACTGGCGTGCGGCTGCGTGAGGTGAAGTGTTACCAGGGGGAAGCGCTGGCTCAGGGCTGTGACCCCACTTCCAAGCCAGAAGCCAGGCAGACGTGCCAGCTCCAGCCGTGCCCCACAGAGGCACCAG AAGAAGACTGTGAAGACAAAGCGACGGCCAACTGCGTGCTGGTGCTAAAAGTAAAGCTGTGCTCTCACTGGTACTACAGGAAGGCTTGCTGCTGGTCATGTCGGCTCAAGTCACCCTGA
- the LOC102051747 gene encoding ADAMTS-like protein 2 isoform X1, whose amino-acid sequence MAAAPRCLRLLLLLLSAAAAPLGAKDSSEAADGAGPWDEEVTKWWGEWSSWSTCSRSCGGGVMSRERHCLRQRLHMPQGTNTTMCVGQARHYQLCQQQPCPANTASFKQQQCSSFNAKAFGKRYYHWMPLYPDDYTSISNKPCDLQCTTRSGERQLMARAQDGTSCKDRTYQGVCINGKCEPVGCDGSLYSPRTMDRCRVCGGDGSTCHRVSGSFRKALSQIGYVFITNIPAGATDILIIERRKTENILALADESGHFFFNGNSAIDNPQNFRVAGTIFKYRRPSSLNSDGLEYIIAHGPTNQSLNAMYYNFNGKMPHITYDYTVPRTPSLRTVAPAVGRPLYHQLPETSQNHPVPANSRAAQDFNATWLSLSPDDTSEQLPLREGHDDLGFGHPHFFQTNSTSQTRDWGWEQGEEKKYDFQIRQVYDANTAGEEEEVEAAAVGRETELALRFNQISISTAVPYSMRRSELSENSRIASSRLRLFRRLCHRDPHNTAFCRELQHLAARLAPRNSTAGPWTTAAWWPQGLHKAPARKNSLEDLKVEAFAGSQGEAANYSMMASVESPLLGASPTADISQAEPLQAPGTESNEFDVSPVGHDDISLADMYRWKVSAYAPCSSTCTSAGISTSYAMCVRYDGVEVDETYCDALTRPEPTHEFCTGRDCQPRWETSRWSECSRTCGEGYQYRTVRCWKMLAPGFDSSVYDDLCEAAGLARPMEKKACKNKACGPQWELSEWSECSARCGTQGTMKREVRCSVEAPLCDESQKPSGEKACTGPPCDRRWTASDWGPCSGSCGEGRMSRFIACRNLEGKVISNSQCDPATKPLAVHPCGDKNCPAHWVEQEWDQCDASCGRGMKTRVVLCAGLENGVYREYPEKRCEASQKPEEQAACFRRPCSTWFTTSWSQCSKTCGTGVRLREVKCYQGEALAQGCDPTSKPEARQTCQLQPCPTEAPEEDCEDKATANCVLVLKVKLCSHWYYRKACCWSCRLKSP is encoded by the exons atggccgccgctccccgctgcctccgcctcctcctcctgctcctcagcgccgccgccgcccccctcgGCGCTAAG GACAGTAGTGAGGCAGCAGATGGAGCTGGCCCCTGGGATGAAGAAGTCACCAAGTGGTGGGGAGAGTGGAGCTCCTGGTCCACCTGCTCCCGGTCCTGCGGGGGAGGTGTGATGTCCCGGGAGAGGCACTGTTTGCGACAGAG gcTCCATATGCCCCAGGGAACAAACACCACCATGTGTGTTGGTCAAGCCAGACACTACCaactgtgccagcagcag CCCTGCCCAGCCAACACAGCAAgcttcaaacagcagcagtgctccAGTTTCAATGCCAAAGCCTTTGGGAAGCGCTACTACCACTGGATGCCTCTCTATCCAG ATGACTACACCAGTATCTCCAACAAGCCATGTGACCTCCAATGCACCACCCGGAGTGGAGAGAGGCAGCTGATGGCCCGAGCACAGGATGGTACCTCCTGCAAGGACAGGACCTATCAAGGGGTCTGCATCAATGGGAAGTGTGAG CCGGTTGGGTGCGATGGGAGCCTGTACTCACCCCGGACGATGGACAGATGCAGGGTGTGTGGAGGGGACGGCAGCACTTGCCACCGTGTCTCGGGCAGCTTCCGAAAGGCACTCTCACAGATAG GTTACGTGTTCATCACCAACATCCCTGCTGGTGCCACGGACATCCTCATCATTGAGcgcaggaaaacagaaaacatcctag cACTTGCAGATGAATCTGGGCATTTCTTCTTCAACGGCAACTCAGCCATTGACAACCCCCAGAACTTCAGGGTAGCTGGCACGATCTTCAAGTACCGGCGGCCCTCGAGCCTGAACTCGGATGGACTGGAGTATATCATAGCTCACGGGCCCACTAACCAGTCTCTGAATGCCATG TACTATAACTTCAATGGGAAAATGCCACACATAACTTATGACTATACTGTACCACGGACACCATCTCTCCGAACAGTAGCCCCTGCTGTAGGCAGACCTCTCTATCATCAGCTACCAGAGACCAGCCAGAACCATCCCGTTCCAGCCAACTCCAGAGCTGCCCAGGACTTCAATGCCACGTGGCTCTCCCTGTCACCAGATGACACCAGTGAACAGCTTCCTCTAAGAGAAGGGCATGATGATTTAGGCTTTGGTCACCCGCACTTCTTCCAGACCAACTCCACCAGCCAAACTCGGGACTGGGGCTGGGAACAAGGTGAAGAGAAGAAGTATGACTTCCAGATAAGACAGGTCTACGATGCAAAcacagcaggagaggaagaagaggtggaagcagcagcagttggtagagaaacagagctgg ctctcAGGTTCAATCAGATTTCCATCAGCACAGCTGTACCCTACAGCATGAGGAGATCTGAGCTCTCGGAGAACAGCCGCATAGCATCCTCCAGGCTTCGTCTTTTCAGGCGACTGTGCCACCGAGACCCGCACAACACTGCCTTCTGtagggagctgcagcacctggcagcTAGGCTGGCCCCGAGGAACTCCACAGCAGGACCATGGACCACAGCTGCCTGGTGGCCACAGGGTCTCCACAAAGCGCCGGCCCGTAAGAACTCACTGGAGGACTTGAAGGTGGAGGCATTTGCTGGGAGTCAGGGGGAAGCAGCCAACTACAGCATGATGGCATCTGTGGAGAGCCCTCTGCTAGGTGCCAGCCCAACCGCGGACATCAGCCAGGCAGAGCCTCTGCAAGCCCCTGGCACTGAAAG CAATGAGTTTGATGTGAGCCCCGTGGGCCATGACGACATCAGCTTGGCTGACATGTATCGGTGGAAAGTCTCAGCTTATGCCCCATGCAGCTCCACGTGCACTTCAG CAGGTATCAGTACCTCCTATGCGATGTGTGTCCGGTACGATGGGGTGGAAGTGGATGAAACTTACTGCGATGCCCTAACCCGACCAGAACCTACTCACGAATTTTGCACAGGGAGAGATTGCCAGCCTAG GTGGGAGACCAGCCGGTGGAGCGAATGCTCCAGAACCTGTGGTGAGGGCTATCAGTACCGCACTGTGCGCTGCTGGAAGATGCTGGCTCCAGGCTTTGACAGCTCCGTTTACGATGACCTCTGTGAGGCAGCTGGGTTGGCCAGGCCCATGGAGAAGAAAGCCTGCAAGAACAAGGCCTGTGGGCCCCAGTGGGAGCTCTCCGAGTGGTCTGAG TGCTCGGCCCGGTGTGGCACGCAAGGGACGATGAAGCGGGAGGTGCGCTGCTCGGTGGAAGCACCGCTCTGTGATGAGTCGCAGAAGCCCAGCGGTGAGAAGGCGTGCACAGGCCCACCCTGCGACCGCCGCTGGACTGCTTCAGACTGGGGCCCG TGCTCAGGTTCGTGTGGTGAAGGACGCATGAGCCGCTTCATCGCGTGTCGCAACCTGGAGGGCAAGGTGATCTCCAACTCGCAGTGTGACCCAGCCACCAAGCCCCTGGCTGTCCATCCCTGTGGAGACAAGAACTGCCCCGCACACTGGGTGGAGCAAGAGTGGGACCAG TGTGATGCCAGCTGTGGGCGAGGGATGAAGACCCGGGTCGTCTTGTGTGCGGGCCTGGAGAATGGTGTGTACAGGGAGTACCCCGAGAAGCGCTGTGAAGCCTCTCAGAAACCTGAGGAACAAGCTGCCTGTTTCAGGAGGCCATGTTCAACATGGTTCACTACCTCCTGGTCTCAG TGCAGCAAGACGTGTGGCACTGGCGTGCGGCTGCGTGAGGTGAAGTGTTACCAGGGGGAAGCGCTGGCTCAGGGCTGTGACCCCACTTCCAAGCCAGAAGCCAGGCAGACGTGCCAGCTCCAGCCGTGCCCCACAGAGGCACCAG AAGAAGACTGTGAAGACAAAGCGACGGCCAACTGCGTGCTGGTGCTAAAAGTAAAGCTGTGCTCTCACTGGTACTACAGGAAGGCTTGCTGCTGGTCATGTCGGCTCAAGTCACCCTGA